The following proteins are co-located in the Oncorhynchus gorbuscha isolate QuinsamMale2020 ecotype Even-year linkage group LG22, OgorEven_v1.0, whole genome shotgun sequence genome:
- the LOC124009760 gene encoding protein transport protein Sec61 subunit gamma-like, which produces MDQVMQFVEPSRQFVKDSIRLVKRCTKPDRKEFSKIAMATAIGFAIMGFIGFFVKLIHIPINNIIVGG; this is translated from the exons ATGGACCAGGTAATGCAATTTGTGGAGCCCAGTCGACAGTTTGTGAAGGACTCCATAAGGCTTGTGAAGAGGTGTACCAAGCCAGACAGAAAAG AATTCTCAAAGATTGCCATGGCCACAGCGATAGGTTTTGCAATCATGGGCTTCATTGGTTTCTTCGTCAAACTCATCCACATCCCAATCAACAACATCATTGT TGGTGGTTGA
- the LOC124009997 gene encoding retinol dehydrogenase 12-like — protein sequence MSNIYTIRAILCGQWSSSERLDGKTVIITGANAGIGKETAMDLAKRGGRIILACRDLGRAEAAQREIIEKSGNPNIVTRKMDLSDTKSIREFAELINREEKQVNILINNAGIMMCPYSKTADGFEMQFGVNHLGHFLLTFLLIDLIKRSTPARIINLSSMAHKWGWIQLEDINSERSYHSRRAYGQSKLANILSIRSLAKRLKDTGVTVYAVHPGIVRTELKRHMNLALLISWKIVRPFTKTIVQGAQTSIYCAVEPELERESGGYYSDCKPSSCTRAARDDEMAQKLWELSCQMLGITWD from the exons ATGTCAAACATTTATACAATAAG AGCTATTCTCTGTGGTCAGTGGTCCTCTAGTGAAAGACTAGATGGCAAAACGGTTATCATTACTGGAGCCAATGCTGGCATTGGCAAAGAGACAGCAATGGACCTGGCAAAGAGAG GGGGCAGGATAATCTTGGCCTGCAGAGACTTGGGCAGAGCTGAGGCGGCACAGAGAGAGATCATTGAGAAATCTGGAAACCCCAACATTGTGACCAGAAAGATGGATTTGTCCGACACAAAGTCCATTAGAGAATTTGCAGAGTTAATCAACAGGG AGGAGAAACAAGTGAACATTCTTATCAACAATGCTGGGATCATGATGTGTCCATACTCTAAGACCGCAGATGGCTTTGAGATGCAGTTTGGAGTGAACCATTTGG GTCACTTCCTGCTCACCTTCCTGCTGATTGATCTGATAAAGAGATCCACACCAGCCAGAATCATCAACCTGTCCTCCATGGCTCACAAATGGGGTTGGATACAGCTAGAGGACATCAACAGTGAGAGGAGCTACCACTCCAGAAGAGCATATGGACAGAGCAAATTAGCCAACATCCTGAGTATACGATCCCTGGCCAAGAGACTAAAAG ACACTGGAGTGACAGTTTATGCAGTCCATCCAGGTATAGTGAGGACTGAGCTGAAGAGACACATGAATTTAGCCCTGCTGATATCCTGGAAGATTGTCAGACCTTTCACCAAAACTATTGTACAAGGTGCCCAGACCTCCATCTACTGTGCTGTGGAgccagagctggagagagagagcggtggatATTACAG TGACTGTAAACCCTCCAGCTGTACCAGGGCTGCCAGGGATGATGAGATGGCTCAGAAACTATGGGAACTCAGCTGCCAAATGCTTGGGATAACATGGGACTGA